In Silene latifolia isolate original U9 population chromosome 3, ASM4854445v1, whole genome shotgun sequence, a single window of DNA contains:
- the LOC141648899 gene encoding uncharacterized protein LOC141648899 — protein sequence MEYLSRVLEFVTQKWEFKYHPLCKGLRLNHLLFADDMLLFCKWDTTSIMLMLRAFPTFSATSGLKINVSKSEVIFAGVSDAVKQDILQISRFTEGVLPFRYLGLPIQAWRLTRQDCNILEEKVIARARGIGARKLSYAGRLTLINSMLNTLNNYWSSIFLISKMVINRIVAIYRTYLWDGGIEYQRAPLVAWDKVCCSKKLGVLGIKNAELWNIATIGKLVRWIYNKADRLWVQWIDHIYMKGAAWATYVPPADSNWNWRNICKVRVRMDAGYVNYSWMPDPKGYSVGSGYLWLQGMHPSVPWYSEIWDNWCVPKHSFIGWLIKYEALNTREILYKPHLAATECCVLCEKVVKLICIFFSECPYSKQIIERIEDWLHLKLDQGIIQGTVLQKHTCRMAKLACWYHIWLERNKCRIKMKLTRPDYIVKEIQKLVHARL from the coding sequence CTGGAGTTTGTAACACAAAAATGGGAATTCAAATATCACCCTCTCTGCAAGGGGCTTAGACTGAATCATCTGCTCTTTGCAGATGACATGCTGCTATTTTGTAAGTGGGATACTACTTCTATAATGTTGATGTTGAGAGCTTTTCCCACTTTTTCTGCTACATCTGGTTTGAAAATTAATGTATCTAAATCCGAGGTTATTTTTGCTGGAGTATCAGATGCAGTGAAACAGGATATACTTCAGATTTCAAGGTTTACAGAGGGGGTGTTACCTTTCAGGTACCTTGGCTTACCAATTCAGGCTTGGAGACTGACAAGGCAGGATTGTAACATCCTTGAGGAGAAAGTAATTGCAAGAGCGAGGGGGATTGGAGCTCGAAAACTGAGCTATGCTGGTAGATTGACACTGATTAACTCTATGTTAAACACCTTAAATAACTACTGGTCATCGATTTTCCTTATTTCTAAAATGGTTATTAATAGGATTGTAGCAATATATAGGACTTATTTGTGGGATGGGGGTATTGAATATCAAAGAGCCCCACTGGTGGCATGGGATAAAGTCTGCTGCAGCAAGAAGTTGGGAGTTTTGGGTATAAAAAATGCTGAATTATGGAATATAGCAACTATAGGGAAGTTGGTGCGCTGGATTTATAATAAAGCTGATAGATTGTGGGTTCAGTGGATTGATCATATCTATATGAAAGGAGCTGCCTGGGCTACTTATGTTCCTCCTGCTGATTCTAACTGGAATTGGAGAAACATATGCAAGGTAAGGGTAAGGATGGATGCTGGGTATGTGAATTACTCTTGGATGCCTGATCCTAAGGGTTATTCTGTCGGATCTGGTTACTTATGGCTGCAGGGAATGCACCCCTCTGTGCCATGGTACTCTGAGATTTGGGATAATTGGTGTGTCCCAAAACATTCGTTTATTGGATGGTTGATAAAATATGAGGCACTCAATACTAGGGAAATTCTTTACAAACCCCACTTAGCCGCCACTGAGTGTTGTGTCTTATGTGAAAAGGTAGTGAAACTCATATGCATATTTTTTTCTGAATGTCCTTATAGCAAGCAGATAATAGAAAGGATTGAAGACTGGCTGCATCTCAAACTGGACCAGGGCATCATTCAAGGGACCGTCCTGCAGAAACATACTTGTAGAATGGCTAAACTTGCTTGTTGGTATCATATTTGGCTCGAGAGAAACAAATGTCGAATTAAAATGAAGCTCACTAGACCTGATTACATTGTAAAGGAGATTCAAAAGCTGGTTCATGCTCGACTGTAA